A window of the Citrus sinensis cultivar Valencia sweet orange chromosome 9, DVS_A1.0, whole genome shotgun sequence genome harbors these coding sequences:
- the LOC102625903 gene encoding DDRGK domain-containing protein 1 produces the protein MEEIFALVLSMLLIFALIPIYLWKRRSDSREQPQEAPQVHQRENLVRATGARRMRRRPAAGASTSSAGAAEVEETIEGSDDEGVAGGHYEAKASKKKEKRRQEQEAARQADEAARESRQSKQDRYAEMRRRKDEEREARESALEEEAKAQKAREEEAAAFEFEKWKGEFSIDAEGTTENEVQDGDRDLLADFVEYIKKHKCIPLEDLAAEFKLRTQECINRITSLENMGRLSGVMDDRGKYIYISQEEMKAVADYIKRQGRVSISHLASKSNQFIDLETKAQFVEDLSGVEEISVA, from the exons ATGGAGGAAATTTTTGCTCTGGTTCTGTCTATGCTGCTAATTTTCGCTTTGATTCCAATTTATTTGTGGAAACGTCGCTCGGATTCTCGAGAACAGCCACAGGAG GCTCCACAGGTACATCAGAGGGAGAATTTGGTACGTGCAACTGGTGCTCGTCGGATGCGTCGAAGACCAGCTGCTGGAGCTAGCACATCATCAGCTGGAGCTGCAGAAGTAGAAG AAACTATTGAAGGAAGTGATGATGAAGGTGTTGCGGGTGGACATTATGAGGCTAAAGCAtcaaagaagaaggagaaaagACGGCAAGAGCAGGAAGCAGCACGGCAG gcGGATGAAGCTGCTCGTGAGTCTAGGCAGTCAAAACAAGACCGTTATGCAGAAATGCGGAGGAGGAAGGATGAGGAGCGTGAAGCACGGGAGAGTGCACTG gaagaagaagctaAAGCTCAGAAAGCAAGGGAGGAGGAAGCAGCTGCGTTTGAGTTTGAGAAGTGGAAAGGGGAATTTTCAATTGATGCTGAAGGAACTACAGAAAATGAAGTGCAAGATGGAGATCGGGACTTGCTGGCTGACTTCGTGGAGTATATAAAG AAACACAAATGTATTCCTTTAGAAGATCTTGCTGCAGAATTTAAGTTGCGGACCCAG GAGTGTATCAATCGGATTACCTCTCTTGAAAATATGG GGCGACTTTCTGGTGTCATGGATGATAGAGGAAAATACATATACATCTCACAGGAAGAGATGAAAGCTGTAGCCGACTACATTAAGCGCCAGGGAAGAGTTAGCATATCGCACTTAGCTAGTAAGTCCAACCAGTTCATTGATTTGGAAACAAAAGCACAGTTTGTTGAGGATCTCAGCGGTGTGGAGGAGATTTCTGTTGCTTGA
- the LOC102625610 gene encoding COBRA-like protein 10, with product MKALKIPCILIHVVLILVCLRTQICYGQDYPDAESPPAPPAPPPGQDLCNGIFLTYNFMGRELLYPHLKNASAQAWAFKAMATVVNAGSDELKAWKLFVGFRHREILVSASGATIIDGGDFPAAVGNGTTFVGNPQADLKTAIETAGDYPQISAQIEIKGTQFGVKPPTIPMPKSLKLVNDGYLCPAAKNDGSYMYTCCKKDPKFKAPPVKGTKFAPRQNGDLLLSYDVMQAYGNNYLAQVTMENEHPLGRLDHWNLTWEWQNNEFISQMRGAFTHKKDISGCLYGPAGKYYKEFDFSQVVNCEKKPIISDLPATYFNDTKLGKLPYCCRNGSLLPKLMDESKATSVFQLTVFKLPPHDNRTALVPPMKWQIRGDLNPNYRCGPPIRVEPTEFPDPSGLQSTTTAVASWQVVCNITKSEIKQSSCCVSFSAYYNESIIPCPTCACGCPDPEKCNPKAKAMLLPSEALLVPFSNRTNKVVAWAGLKHLPIPKPLPCPDNCGVSINWHVSTDYKDGWTARVTLFNWDTLPFEDWFLAVKMDKAFDGYENVYSFNGTRLPNKENKTLFFQGLEGLNYLVGLTNGTRPGEPQVPGKQQSVISFLKKKTPNIDVQRGDGFPAKVYFNGEECALPKDFPKRDAAHKSAVNIVLIIFITVLTFVLIQDR from the exons aTGAAAGCATTGAAAATACCTTGTATACTGATACATGTCGTATTGATTCTTGTTTGCTTAAGGACTCAGATTTGTTATGGACAAGATTACCCTGATGCCGAATCACCTCCGGCTCCTCCGGCGCCTCCTCCGGGCCAAGACTTATGCAATGGGATCTTCTTGACGTATAACTTTATGGGACGTGAATTGTTATATCCTCATCTCAAGAATGCAAGCGCCCAAGCTTGGGCGTTTAAGGCGATGGCCACAGTCGTGAATGCTGGCTCTGACGAGTTGAAAGCTTGGAAATTGTTTGTAGGATTTCGTCACAGAGAGATTTTGGTGTCCGCTAGTGGGGCTACCATTATCGATGGAGGTGATTTTCCGGCTGCTGTTGGTAATGGAACGACGTTTGTAGGGAATCCACAGGCAGACTTGAAGACCGCCATTGAAACTGCCGGAGATTATCCTCAGATTTCTGCGCAGATTGAGATTAAAGGCACTCAGTTCGGCGTTAAACCGCCCACGATTCCGATGCCCAAATCCCTCAAGCTCGTCAATGACGGCTATCTGTGTCCTGCGGCAAAGAATGATG GAAGCTACATGTACACATGTTGTAAAAAGGATCCCAAATTCAAGGCTCCGCCAGTGAAAGGCACAAAGTTCGCACCGCGGCAGAACGGCGATCTGTTGCTAAGTTATGATGTGATGCAAGCCTACGGTAACAACTATCTCGCACAAGTAACAATGGAAAATGAGCATCCCTTGGGGCGCCTTGATCACTGGAATTTAACGTGGGAATGGCAGAATAATGAGTTCATTAGCCAAATGAGAGGAGCCTTCACTCACAAGAAGGATATTTCCGGATGCCTTTATGGCCCTGCTGGTAAATACtacaaagaatttgatttctCTCAAGTCGTCAATTGTGAGAAAAAGCCAATCATTTCTGATCTGCCAGCAACCTACTTCAATGATACAAAACTTGGCAAGCTGCCTTATTGTTGCAGAAATGGCAGTCTTTTACCAAAACTCATGGACGAAAGCAAGGCTACATCAGTGTTTCAGTTGACTGTTTTCAAATTACCCCCTCATGATAACAGAACGGCTCTGGTTCCACCCATGAAATGGCAAATCAGAGGTGATCTCAATCCAAACTACAGGTGTGGCCCTCCTATTAGAGTAGAACCAACTGAATTTCCTGATCCCTCTGGACTTCAATCTACGACCACAGCTGTCGCGAGTTGGCAAGTTGTCTGCAACATTACCAAGTCAGAGATTAAGCAATCCAGTTGCTGCGTTTCGTTCTCTGCTTATTACAATGAATCCATCATTCCTTGCCCAACATGTGCTTGCGGATGTCCGGATCCTGAAAAATGTAACCCCAAGGCTAAAGCGATGTTGCTGCCTTCAGAGGCTCTTCTTGTGCCATTCAGTAACAGGACAAATAAAGTAGTTGCTTGGGCTGGACTCAAACATTTGCCTATTCCTAAGCCATTGCCATGTCCCGATAATTGTGGGGTTAGTATTAATTGGCATGTAAGTACTGATTACAAGGATGGATGGACAGCTAGGGTTACACTCTTCAATTGGGATACTTTACCTTTTGAAGATTGGTTCCTTGCCGTCAAAATGGACAAAGCTTTTGATGGGTATGAAAATGTGTACTCATTCAATGGAACAAGGCTGCCTAATAAGGAAAACAAGACCCTTTTCTTTCAAGGATTAGAGGGTTTGAATTATTTGGTGGGATTGACAAATGGCACTCGGCCTGGTGAGCCTCAAGTGCCTGGAAAGCAGCAATCCGTGATTTCATTCCTTAAGAAAAAGACCCCTAACATTGATGTTCAGAGAGGTGATGGTTTCCCTGCAAAGGTCTACTTCAATGGTGAGGAATGTGCACTTCCCAAAGACTTTCCCAAACGCGATGCCGCACATAAATCTGCTGTCAACATTGTCCTCATTATCTTCATCACGGTTCTGACATTCGTTCTTATCCAAGATCGTTGA
- the LOC102626594 gene encoding thiamine thiazole synthase, chloroplastic: MAAMASTAFAPSVSSTTNKLFDSSFHGAPMSPSLLRLQPIKSSRPNNLSISASASPPYDLNTFKFDPIKESIVSREMTRRYMTDMITYADTDVVVVGAGSAGLSCAYELSKNPNIQIAIIEQSVSPGGGAWLGGQLFSAMVVRKPAHIFLDELGIDYDEQDNYVVIKHAALFTSTIMSKLLARPNVKLFNAVAAEDLIVKGGRVGGVVTNWALVSMNHDTQSCMDPNVMEAKVVVSSCGHDGPFGATGVKRLKSIGMIEEVPGMKALDMNSAEDAIVRLTREVVPGMIVTGMEVAEIDGAPRMGPTFGAMMISGQKAAHLALKSLGQPNALDGTYVGGVHPELILAAADSAETADA, translated from the exons atggCAGCCATGGCTTCTACAGCTTTCGCTCCTTCAGTTTCGTCCACCACCAATAAGCTCTTTGACTCATCCTTTCATGGGGCTCCCATGTCACCTTCTCTTCTACGTCTTCAACCCATCAAATCTTCTCGTCCCAACAACTTGTCCATTTCTGCTTCTGCTTCTCCTCCTTATGACTTGAACACTTTCAAGTTTGACCCCATCAAAGAATCCATTGTTTCTCGTGAAATGACACGCAG GTACATGACGGACATGATCACTTATGCTGACACTGATGTGGTAGTGGTTGGTGCTGGCTCTGCTGGCCTCTCTTGTGCTTATGAGCTCAGCAAAAACCCCAACATTCAGATTGCTATTATCGAACAGTCTGTTAGCCCCGGCGGTGGCGCGTGGCTCGGTGGACAGCTCTTCTCTGCCATG GTTGTGCGCAAACCAGCCCACATCTTCCTTGACGAGCTTGGCATCGACTACGATGAGCAAGACAACTATGTTGTGATCAAGCATGCAGCGCTGTTCACCTCCACTATAATGAGCAAGCTCCTGGCCCGCCCCAACGTCAAGCTCTTTAATGCAGTGGCAGCCGAGGACTTGATAGTCAAAGGCGGCAGAGTTGGTGGTGTGGTGACCAACTGGGCGTTGGTGTCAATGAATCACGATACACAGTCTTGCATGGATCCCAATGTAATGGAAGCGAAGGTGGTTGTGAGCTCTTGTGGCCATGATGGGCCTTTTGGGGCCACTGGAGTAAAGAGGTTGAAGAGTATCGGAATGATTGAGGAAGTGCCTGGAATGAAGGCACTGGACATGAACTCTGCAGAAGATGCTATTGTGAGGCTGACCAGGGAGGTTGTGCCTGGTATGATAGTTACCGGCATGGAAGTTGCCGAGATTGATGGTGCTCCTCGAATG GGGCCAACATTTGGAGCAATGATGATATCGGGGCAGAAGGCTGCGCATTTGGCGTTGAAGTCACTGGGCCAGCCGAATGCATTAGACGGTACATATGTGGGAGGCGTTCACCCTGAGCTGATCTTAGCTGCAGCTGATTCTGCTGAGACTGCTGAtgcttaa